A region of Diospyros lotus cultivar Yz01 chromosome 3, ASM1463336v1, whole genome shotgun sequence DNA encodes the following proteins:
- the LOC127796671 gene encoding uncharacterized protein LOC127796671 produces MDIWQKAKIFAEEAAKRTQTIASPAMIAEVFSETAKKSMELAAEASKKAEGIRAVADQGIKSLADQLPSTLSLVASDSHSPSELEKFGVTDDLIVFVKGLTLSTFHNFPISDGVPVSDDVQTVSNVRQDLTEWQQRHASLVLDSVKEISKLRYELCPRHMKDRRFWRIYFTLVSTHVAPYEKKYMEEIELTKEQTENDTVKKTDDPHAPVTKTTNKNGITSTSSAEQDIDTFLLGDLDSDVGPDDGNEPFDDDFDKIDNSDVEDEKQL; encoded by the exons ATGGACATATGGCAAAAGGCCAAGATTTTCGCCGAAGAAGCGGCGAAGCGAACCCAAACTATCGCGTCCCCGGCTATGATCGCCGAAGTCTTCTCGGAGACCGCCAAGAAGTCCATGGAGTTGGCCGCCGAGGCCTCGAAGAAGGCCGAGGGGATCAGGGCCGTCGCTGATCAAGGCATCAAGTCCCTCGCCGATCAACTCCCCTCGACGCTCTCGCTTGTCGCCTCCGACTCGCATTCGCCCTCCGAGCTGGAGAAGTTCGGCGTCACCGACGATCTCATAGTCTTCGTCAAGGGACTCACCCTGTCCACATTCCACAATTTCCCCATTTCAG ATGGTGTACCGGTATCTGATGATGTGCAAACTGTCTCAAATGTTCGGCAAGATCTCACAGAGTGGCAGCAAAGACATGCTTCACTTGTTCTTGATTCTGTGAAG gaaatttcaaaattaagataTGAGCTATGCCCACGCCATATGAAAGATAGGAGGTTCTGGAGAATATATTTTACACTTGTGAGCACCCATGTAGCTCC GTATGAGAAGAAGTATATGGAGGAGATTGAGCTAACCAAAGAGCAAACTGAAAATGATACAGTCAAGAAAACTGATGACCCCCATGCACCAGTAACGAAGACTACCAACAAGAATGGCATTACTTCAACTTCATCAGCTGAACAGGACATAGATACATTCCTTCTGGGTGATCTTGACAGTGATGTTGGTCCAG ATGATGGCAATGAAccttttgatgatgattttgACAAGATTGACAATTCG GATGTTGAAGATGAAAAGCAGTTGTAG